ATATGaatcaaatagttaaaaaaaaaaagtaataaatctccgagaacatttaaaaagtaatattacattaattaaatatacatataaaaaaggtAATATTAGATCAATATcaagtacattaaaaaaaatactttttacaaaagTAATACTAAATGGatcaagattttaaaaagtagtACTAGATAAatcaaattgattttttaaaatctcaAGGGTCATGTACATtttaattatatgtatgtatatatatatatgtatgtatatataaagtagaataaaaatgtaacattAGTCAAGTCAATTTCTTTAAAACAAAAAAGGTGTAAAAATGTACTACTCTCTCAAAGAAAAAATATGCAATCACATCTGAAGTGTTTAATAAAACAAAGTTGTACGATACTACCAAAAGAATGTTATATTtcttcaagaaaaaaaaacatgtgttttccCCCCAGTAAATATAAGATGTGTCATCTCATATTGATGAATGTAGGATATAAAGGTGGTAAAAAGGCTGGTGGCGCCACACGACCTCTCTAAGCTGCACAGCCTtgctctgcagtggacgtttgtttttttgtctgttcCATCATTTATATTTCAACAATATCTCTGTTTGGCAGTTTAAAATGTGTATAAAGGTTACTTCTGGAATGTCCTAATGCAGCTCAAATGTGAAAATGAGGTGAAGCCTGAGCAAATACATTGTTTTCGCACTCGGTCACTGGCGGAGGGATGATGAGTCAGCAGTTTTCACACAAACAACAAAGTGAGACAACATTACAAAACTGCTGAAATGGTGCAAGTAGTCGTGTTGTGCTTCTTTAGCAAACTTTTTGCTAATGCTAGCACAGGGCGTGTCAGTGGATCCGTCAACAAAAGGCGGAGCTTACCTGGCCGTCGTCGGTCATGTGATGGAGCGGCGGTGAGGGCAGGGTGCACACTTCAGGCTCACCACAGCTGTGTTTCCTGCAGACAACATGAACTTTAACTGCTGTTTGGCTGTAAACATGCTACATTCTTCCATAACATTCAAACTCTCTTTTAGCCTTGCACTTGTTTTGTGTGCAGCTTCCTGTCTGCACTTTTTCATGCATCAACCTGGAATTTCTAAACTTTTTTGCTTATTCACTTCCTGTGAGAATCCAGCATTAGCAGGATGTCATAAAAAAAGTACTAGTTAAAAACAGGGACATACAGGTTGTTTGGATTTAAAATATAATGATTAAGTTGTGATATTGTGAGGAAAAATATCTTAATGTTACCATAACGAAAAGgctaaatgtattttattatttgaaattTGAGGGATAAAATGCGCtttaccaaaaatgtatattactaaataaaatcaaaagttttcgaaaaatatttaattttgtaaaaaggctgtatttccataaagatttttcccccaaattttTGTCTGAACTTAAAAAATTGAGGAAAAAcaattatattttttacatttaaaaagtatttctagcaaaaatatatatatatattactagaATAAAGTCTTATTTGTTTCCCCAAAAACATCAGTCATTTCcataaatctttttttcccccaaattgttgtctttacagcatttttttcatttttctaaaaaaaaaaaaaaaaaaaaatatatgcacaAAAAATTGTTAAAGGGTTTGTCTTGTGAAAAACATAGTTACactggaaaaaaagaaataatgttttatacattttACCGTATATTAATATGTTTTAGGAAAAcacatttaaattacattaatacAATTTCattttattgaagaaaaaaaagttaaactggttgtccaaaaagaaaaaaagttttaaagttgatttttttggaaaatattgcaaaatttaagtataatttttttgcagggtttttattttttttattttacaaaaatagtCCAATTtattttaagaatttttttttataaatggttggaatagtttaaaaaaaaatacaagaaaagcaATTTCAAATGCATTATTTAGTttatattaattattatattttaagaaatacattttagtttacATTTATAAAGCAGCTTTTTCTTAAAGACAGAACATTTTTAAATGGTTGTGCAAATAAAATAATGTCaaattacattaaaataaaaaaaaagtttttgggggagaatattacaaaaataaagtatAATTAATTTTTTCTTTACAAGAATGATGTCCTAAATTTAGTCTTATTTGTTTCCCCAAAAACATCAGTCATTTCcataaatctttttttcccccaaattgttgtctttacagcatttttttcatttttcaaaaaaaaaaaaaaatatgcacaaAAAATTGTTAAAGGGTTTGTCTTGTGAAAAAAATAGTTACactggaaaaaaagaaataatgttttatacattttACCGTATATTAATATGTTTTAGGAAAAcacatttaaattacattaatacaattttattttattgaagaCAAAAAAGTTAAACTGGTTgtccaaaaagaaaaaaagttttaaagttgattattttggaaaatattgcaaaatttaagtataatttttttgcagggtttttattttttttattttacaaaaatagtccaatttattttaagatttttttttttataaatggttggaatagttttaaaaaaatacaagaaaagcaATTTCAAATGCATTATTTAGTttatattaattattatattttaagaaaatacattttagtttacATTTATAAAGTAGCTTTTTCTTAAAGACAGAACATTTTAAATGGTTGTGCAAATAAAATAATGTCcaattacattaaaataaaaaaaaagttttttggggagaatattacaaaaataaagtatAATTAATTTTTTCTTTACAAGAATAATGTCCtaaattttttgtttatattattgttttttcaaGAAAATACACTATAAAGTAGTTTTTAAAGAGAAACATCAAATGGTTGTCCAAATAGGAAGATAGGATTTATCTTTACAAAAATAATGTTCTATTTCTTTGAAGATAAAAATCAAAATAGTTACACAAAAATAATCCAAGTAAAGtaatttcaaatgttttatttacttattattattaaatatgtttcaagaaaatattttttaacttaCATTTACAAAGTCGTCTTTTTTAAGAGAAAGAAATTCTAATAGTTGTCCAATATGTTaaactgcatttaaaaaaaaaggtgtttttttttgcattcgtTACGAAATAAAGTATTTCGGTAATTTTATTTTAGATTTAATTTTTCTGTAAAAGAATAAGGCCCTATTTGTTTTAAGGAAAACATGTCCAAACATTGAAGAAAATATGTCCAAAAGTTAAGAATCAAATGTTGTCATAGAAGTTTTAAAGAATATGTCAAGAAgtcatatttttgtaaaaaaggaAGTTTTCTTTTTAGTGAAAAACATATCAATGGTTGTCCAAATAATATAAGATAACATATAGAATATGTGCAGCTGTTAACAAAAGGGTATCAATAAATTGCCCGTTGTGAATGACGACCAGCAATTCAAGCCTAAAACATagataaataaatgtacatattatTAAAAGACTACATTGGGCATTAACTGTATTTTTGATGTACCTTCTTTGCTTGACTGCCGCCACAAGATCCGGCCCCGAGAACATGGAGAAGAGACTGTCTCCGTTGGCGGAAGACGTCTCATCGCTGGAGCTGGCAGAGTCTCCCTGATTGGCCGACCAGCTGCTGTTCACGGCCTCGCTGAGAGGACGCAAAAGTCAACAAGAGGTTATGTCGACAGGAGAGCCAGCTGAGCGGACGGGTGACGTTAAGGAAGGTGAGCCCTACCCCTCGCTGTAGAACTCGGGGTGGCCCCAAGTCCTGTGCTGCTCATCGGGCATGGGCCAGTTGCTGCGAGGGTTGCTGGGGCGGCGAGGATGCTGCACCTGTCGCTTCTGCTGCATGGCCTGGCTGACGCCGGCGACGTAGCGGGCGAACTCCGGATCGGAGCCCACTGTCGAAGAAATAAGGACTTTTAGACACATTTTGGATAGTAGaagaaacaaataataatatttagttttagGATAAAAGTGTCACAATATATGACAATAACGTAATCATTACTACTTATTTACTGGAATAGAATTCGTCACTGTAATCAGTcataacaaaaacagaaaaaagtattttagaaaaaaaagtcaGATTATTGAAAACAAAAGTTATTTTAAATGTTGTAATATGTAAATAAAGTTACAAAATCCAGAGATTTTATGTCGTATCATTATTAGGAATTGTGAAACTTACATAAGATTCATTTATCTAATGCGAAAATTGTATCGTTACAATAAGATTCTTTagggaaaaaagtaataaaaatactTACATTTTACGACAGAAGTATCATTAAATATGAGGTTCATGTTAACTACTACTTATTTACTAAAATAAAAGTCACAAAGTTGTCAAATATGTGAAGTTTATGTCTTATTAAAAGCTATATATTACgtgaaaaaaaagtcataaagaCTCAAAAGTCTTTTTCTTATTCAGGAGGGAAAAAAAGTGTATTGCaagaagcaaattttatttttacataaaaagtctTATGCGAATGAAATaacaaaattacaaaaattagcTCGTAATGTTGcaagaaaaaaatgcaatgtTAGAAGAATAAAGTTGTAATTCTACAGTCAAATGAAAAAGTTACTTGAAAAAATCTTAACGTTACAAGAAGAACGTCataatctttaatttttttttttttttttttactgtcaaagaAATTGTGACTTTAAACACAGGGCTACTCAAAGAAAAAAGTAACAACGTTTAGTTTAATGACAAAAGTGTCAGTTAATGAGATCATCGTTAACATTACTACTTATTCACTAGAATAAATGTTGCAAATGTTCGGAAGTcgaaaaagtaaaaaatgttacaagaatagtaataacaaaatatattattcAAGAATAAAATTCAGACTATTGctttttttacatgtataaaaaaagtgttgaaaaataaaacgttACCAGAAGacgcttttttttaaattttacgaCAAAAGTATCATATTATGACATTCATGTTAACATCACTACTTATTAACTAGAATAAAAGTCACTaagttggtaaagaaataaataagtgtgtcttagaaatattacaaaaggaaaaaaagttgtccatTTTCGGGGATAAAAAAAAACGTGCGACTATTGCAACAACCAAATTGTATTTTTACATGAAACATCTTGTAATATTATTATGAGAATGAAAtcacaaaaaagttgtcacaggaatAGTcataacaaaaacagaaaaaagtatttaaaaaaaaaaaaagtcagattaTTGCTACCTACTGTTTTCTCTTAAATGttgtaatatgtaaaaaaaaaagccacaaaattccgagatttgtagctgagataggcgccagcgccccccgcgaccccgaaagggaataagcggtagaaaatggatggatggatggattattattaagaATTGTAAAACttatgtaaaatgtatttatatagtgcCTAAATCGTATTGTTACAAGAAGACaagtttttttggggaaaaaattaagttaaaataaGTCAATAAGTACATGCTTTATTAAAATCTATATTACGTAAAGACACTAAAACGTCTTTTTCCTTTTtcaggggggaaaaaagtgttTTGGCTATTCAAAGAAAAAAGTCATAAAGTTTACTTTTACAGAAGGTGTCATAATTAATGAGATAACCGTTAACATTACTACTTATTCACTGGAATAAATATAGCAATTGTTCCAAGTCGGAAAAGTAAAAAATGTTACAGGAATAGTAATAAGAAatatttttcaagaaaaaaattaggattgctttttttcttttttaacaaagAAAGTATTTAAAAATGTAACGTTTTCcagaagacttttttttttccattttacaaCAAAAGTATAATAGGAAATTGATGTTAACATCACTACTTATTTACTAGAATAAAAGCCACAATGGGgagataagcggtaaaaaatggatgattTTTTTCCCAACAAAGTTGGAAAATAAATTAATAAGTGTGCCTTAGTAATATTACGAGGAAAAAAGTCATAAAGACACTAAATGGACCATTTCCTTTTTCAGTGCAAAAAAAGCGTGACTATTGCAAGAACCAAATTCCATTTTTACATGGGACGTCTTGTAATTTGAGAATGAAATCACAAAATTACAAGAATTTGGTCGTATTGTTACAAGAAAAAGAAAGTAATGTTAGAAGAATGAAGTCAAAATTCTTGAAAAAGTTGTGACGTTACtagaaaaagtcgtaatttttcagttttttttttactgtccaaGAAATTGAGACTTTTAGACACGTTTAGGATACTAAAAGATAAACATTAGCTTTACTCAAAATGTGCATGTCCTTATTAGGGACATGGACTGTCACATACCAGCGGGGTCGAAGGGCAGCGTGTCCCCCAGGGCACCAAACACGCCGTCACTCTGCTCTCTGTTGGGCCACGTGTTGTTGCGTGGACCCTGGGGCTTCTGGCCCAGAACCTCGGACATGACGCTGTCCATGTACGTGCTTACCAGGCCCAGGCTGTACAAGTCTGAGCTCAGGTCCGGCAGCCCGGGGGAGCCCCCCCATTGGCCGATGGGACCCAGGGGGGACAAGCCTCCCGGGGGAGCTGGCTGGCTAGACGTGCCGAGCCACTTGCTGGCCACTCTCTGCTGGGGCAGGACCTGCTGGGGGGTCTGCTGGGGAGGCGGGGCCTGCTGCTGCTGGCCAATGGGCTGCAGGAGGTGCTGGTAGTACTGGAGGGTCTGGGGGGAATGCTGCTGGGGTGCAGGCTGCTGTTGCGACGGTGGTGTCTGCTGCTGCTTCTGCACTGCCGGGGGAGCAAGGGCCTGAGCCTGGGGTGGGGGCAGGTTCTGGCTCTGGGGCGGCAGGCCGCTGTGAGAGATACCCGGCGACGTCGGCGGCGGTCCAGGAGGGGGTTTCAGCTCGGCCGGGTTTGCGGACGCCACAGAGTTCCTCCTCTTGACGAGGGGCGAGGCCTGCTGGGATTTTCCCATGTTGAATCCTGAGAGAAAGTCAATGACGTCCTGCATCTCTTGGTCGGTCGGGAGGTTCATGCTCTGGTCGTCGCAGCCTAAGCCGTTAGCCAGCGGGTTCTGTGTGCCGGGGTCGGGCGCGCAGGAGACACCGCCCATCTGCAGGAGGCTGTGCAGTCTCCCCTCGCTGCGGCCTAAACTCTTGGACTTGTCCTCGGAGCCGCCGCTCAGCATGCTGCGGGAGGGGGTGCTGGGGATGGAGTAACTCCCCCCGCTGTTGGGGCTGGATGACGCCTTCTTGGTGAACTTGGACGTCAGCTTGGAGATGGTCTTGGGCAGGCCGCTGGAGGCCTTGGAGCTGGTGCCCGGCGCCAGATCCACTTGGCCGCCAAAGTCCGGACTCTCCCGCTGCAGTTGAATCTGAATGGTCGGCAAGGACTGTTCCCTTTTGAAAGAAGACAGGAAGTCATGCATTATTTTGTAGCTTTTGCtttcttttaaatgtattttgaagTGTGTATCGCTGCATCAGAGAAAGTTCCAAGGATGCGTGTAATTTGGCAGCCACCGTTAAATACGCACAAACTCCTGGAAAGACTGAAAAAACCCCGATGTTTGCACGTGGACAAAATGCTTATTTTTTTTGTATCAGTCTTCGTGCGGACATGGTGTTAATAACCATTTGGTCGAAGAGAGCAAATTTTttctttctcatgcactccataTCATTattaaagcactttgaattgcaaagacatgcacctggggataggttgattggcaacactaaattggccctagtgtgtgaatgtgagtgtgaatgttgtctgtctatctgtgttggccctgcgatgaggtggcgacttgtccagggtgtaccccgccttccgcccgattgtagctgagataggcgccagcgccccccgcgaccccgaaagggaataagcggtagaaaatggatggatggatggaattgcatTGCATATGAGTTGTGCTTATAAATAAACATGCTTTGCCTGaagtaaaacaagtaaaacaattagtgggggggttgcccacatatgcgatcctctccaaggtttctcatagtcatcattgtcacggtcaccgacgtcccattgggtgtgagtttttccttgcccttatgtgggctctaccgaggatgtcgttgtggtttgagcagccatttgagacacttgtgatttagggctatataaataaacattgattgattgatatgtatagaGGTGGGTACCGTTTCCATCTTAACAGAGACGGTACCTGTATTGTAAATAACAACATACCGTAAATAgaaattaaaagaaaataattaATGAGTGATGCGATAACCAATTTTCTGTACTTTAGTCGTGTTAATaaattgtttttgataataaaataaaaaacatttttattgtattaattaggacatttaaaaatgagctgattatgataactgccgTCCAGTTTGTATAGCttgctttatttttttggggggggcggtatcgctcggtcggtagagtggccgtgccaacaacttgtggtttgcaggttcgatccccgcttccgccatcctagtcactgccgttgtgtccttgggtaagacacttgacccacctgctcccagtgccacccacactggtttacatgtaacttagatattgggtttcactatgtaaagcgctttgagtcactagagaaaaagtgctatataaatataattcacttcactcacaaTCAAAttaaattgctaatgctaatcactagcacatcaatagcaaagccaatatatatattagcattaagctagggcatttttttggaaaagtggagccttaattAACTTACCTTagtttgttggcattgaaaattgcaacattcacctagagcaggggtgtcaaacgtacggcccataAGCCAAGTCAGGCcctcgaacaggttttatccggcccgcgggatttAGTTTGCCACGTTTAAAAATAAACCCGCAATTTTTGAACAAAAGAAAATgctcttctaaatgtgtccactggatgtcacaatagcaattctttgtatctttgtagatgatgctacatatgtacaaaataaactatGTGATGTTAACATATTATTCGAGGAAAATTAACATCCtaaataaataacatcctgtaatttatcTTGAtaagttgaaaaaaacaaacaccaatgagttgactgatttacattatcacataatttattcagaaaatgtaAATAACGATAAACAAaattagaatactattaactgtacaaaaaaaaaccaacagaATAACGATTTGTGAATTTTCAGaaagtgcttgttctattttaaaacaaagatctgaagttatctttatttttaagttatcgtgccgtgattttaccagtctggctcacgtgggagtagatttttctccatgtggcccctgatctaaaatgagtttgacacccctgacctagaggTATTTGGCTGCTGGAGTGATCACAAAGTGCcgaaatgttaaaggggaacattatcacaatttcaaaagggttaaaaacaataaaaatcagttcccagtggcttgttttattttttgaagttttttcaaaattttacacctcccggaatatccctaagctttaaagttcttgattttcgctatttgcgatgcgactgtccatttccctgtgacgtcatacagggctgccaatacaaacaacatggcggttaccacagcaagatatagcgatattagctcggattcagactcggatttcaacggcttaagcgattcaacagattacgcatgtattgaaacagatggtcggagtatggaggcagatagcgaaaacgaaattgaagaagaaattgaagcgtttgagcgaatagctattgacgctattcggccatagcgtgagtgtacctaatgaagtggcccatagcatggctgccttattagcatcgccggtaaaatgtgcagaccaaatgatcaggactttcgcatcttgtgacactggagcaacttaaatccgtcgattggtaagtgtttgtttcacattaaatgtgggtatctagtttcaaatgtacatacagctagcgtaaatagcatgttggcatcgattagcgtagcatgttagcaccgattagctggcagtcatgccgtgaccaaatatgtctgattagcacataagtcaacaacatcaacaaaactcaactttgtgatttcgttgacttaatcgttgcaaatgcatctgcaggttatccatacatctctgtgccatgtctgtcttagcatcgccggtaaaatgtgcagacactctggcaaattcaatgggggtctggcggcagatttcttgccagtggtgcaacttgaatccctccctgttagtgttgttacaccctccgacaacacaccgacgaggcatgatgtctccaaggttccaaaaaatagtcgaaaaaacggaaaataacagagctgagacccggtgtttgtaatgtggaaatggcgggtgtgttacctcggtgacgtcacgttctgacgtcatcgctaaaagaccgatgaacagaaatgcgtttaatttgccaaaattcacccatttagagttcggaaatcggttaaaaaaatacatggtcttttttctgcaacatcaaggtatatattgatgcttgcataggtttggtgataatgttcccctttaaggtaccgTAAGACGGCACTGTTGGATATTACACGAATGCCCGGCAGGAGTCGGttggtgccaaaaaagtaccggaaTTGGTCCCCATCCCTacagttagagcaggggtcgggaacctttttggctgagagagccatgaaagtcaaatattttaaaatgtatttccgtgagagccataaaatattttataacactgaatacaactaaacgcgtgcatttttaagaccaacatttttagagtattataATAACAggtattctaaagttaaccaataataaatataatacttgtTACCATTagtgcgacatcttgaacaggtgcgatagaaaacgaatggttggattaaaatgcatgagaatgttttataattttaactttatttttaacaccgtgactaccagcggaattattaattacttatcgtgttaagcaatgtcagctaagatttatctgagcgccagatgcagtcatcaaaagagccacatctggctctaaagccacaggttccctacccctgagctagataaacataaacatattaaTAACTCACTTCCTATCCTTCCATCTATTGATGTCAAACACGGAAGTGTAGAGCACGTCCACGAGACCCAGGGTCTTCTCTGGATCAAGGCTACGCTGGAGCAAAGACATTGTTGCTGGGTCCTCCTTCAGACACCTggacatagacacacacacacattattgacGTCAGTGTTCTTGTATCTCTTTCAGTTCCAACCGGTTTTAGGCATTTACTTGCACCGAGCTCCTTAAGTCTTGTAAAATGAGATTTTGTATCTTTTGTGCGCCAGATAATGGTTCGCTCGCACAAGGTCAACAAGTACAAAGGCTAGAGCGCCGTGTCTAGCCGTGAAAAGCTCAGTGAGTGGAGCTCCCACTGAGAGGTTCCATGAGAGATCTGAATTTTTTAATATAGATGCTTGGGAAAAGAAGACGGGGGGGATGAGAGGGTGATTAAACTGTGCACAGCCGTGAATTACAACACGGAACAACATCCAAACCCGCAAATCCTGCTTGGCGGCACGGGCCTGGACAAATAGATAGCTGACATGTGATATTCAAAAATGAAGACAAGTAGAGCACTAAAAAAAACTTCAAGAGCTCAGACTGGTTTTATGCATTGGTTGTCTCTTTATTCCTCTCAGCTGTTCTGGCGTGGACAACAAACACACTACTCCTCTAGTTCAAATCGTACTCTTGTAATCACAAAGTGTAAAGTTAATCATGTGTTTGGAGCGTCTGGACACAAAATGAGGATCCTGAATGCCACATCCTGTTTTATTAGTGTACACGGACACCATCAGTCAACCACATGCTGTCATTTTGTTGACTTTTGTCCCTTCTGCAAACTTTCTCACAGTTTCGTTTGACTTTAATGTATAACCATGACTTGGGGGGGAAATGCACACATTTTGCACTCACCATGTGGAAGGGACCTGGACCACCAGCCTGGATCCTTCTAGGGTGATCTGAGGAGCATAGGACTCCTTGTTCTCAATCTGAGCAGTATCAACCACCACCTGTGAAGACAGACACAAATAAATTAGTCTGTATTAGTAGGCATACACAGTAAGGTGTATGCCTACTGTAATGGTACACCAGAAAAACCTACTGAATAGCTGGGGAAAAAACACAATAATCTGTCGTGCACAATGTAACCTGTGGGGTTTCTAATATTTTGACCTTACAATAATTACTgcgttgcaatcacgtgacctatgtatgtatatatatatatacatatatatatatatatacatatatatatatatatatatatatatatacacacacatatacatatatatatatatatatacatatacatatatatacatatacatatatatacatacatacatctatatacatatacatacatatatatatacatacatacatatatatatatacatacatacatacatatatatacatacatatacatatacatatatatacatatatatatatacatatacatatacacatatatatacatatatatacacatatatatacatatatatacatatacatacacatatatacatatatatacatatacatatatatatatacacatatatatatacatatatatatatacacatatatatatacatatatatatatacacatatatatacatatatatacacatatatacatatatatacatatacatatatatatatacatatatatatatacacatatatatatatacacatatatatatatacacatatatatatatatatatatatatatatacacatatatatatatatatatatatatatatacacatatatatatatacacatatatatatatacacatatatatatatatatatatatatacacat
Above is a genomic segment from Nerophis ophidion isolate RoL-2023_Sa linkage group LG02, RoL_Noph_v1.0, whole genome shotgun sequence containing:
- the LOC133536349 gene encoding granule associated Rac and RHOG effector protein 1-like — translated: MYCCSAQQSKMDYKRRFLLGGSKQKVQQHQQYQMPELSRTLSASLASSCSASSPMGMPSGCHLPPSSSSSSSSAATTAVADIQQGISKYLDALNVFCRASAFLTDLFSSVFRNSHYSKAAMQLKDVQEHVMEAASRLTAAIKPEIAKMLMELSAGAANFKDQNDFNLQDVEVLGRCFLTVMQVHFQFLSQTLQKVQPVAQSCLAEALAQAQERSANTRSQSAETGPLTELEEASRLWKVAGEATSRLRERGRDGCLAGLQVQQLFCAHNTNIPEHQLKELNMKIDNALQAYRSALESLGHSEYALKAGFHLNPKCVETALQSCCSEAEAQQAGRMQTTSQPIQCELPTIPVQIGSHFLKGVSFNESAAENLKLKMQTMLQLIKEALGQNGVTTRDDSPVTEVLNQVCPSSWRGACKTAVQLLFAQAGLVVVDTAQIENKESYAPQITLEGSRLVVQVPSTWCLKEDPATMSLLQRSLDPEKTLGLVDVLYTSVFDINRWKDRKEQSLPTIQIQLQRESPDFGGQVDLAPGTSSKASSGLPKTISKLTSKFTKKASSSPNSGGSYSIPSTPSRSMLSGGSEDKSKSLGRSEGRLHSLLQMGGVSCAPDPGTQNPLANGLGCDDQSMNLPTDQEMQDVIDFLSGFNMGKSQQASPLVKRRNSVASANPAELKPPPGPPPTSPGISHSGLPPQSQNLPPPQAQALAPPAVQKQQQTPPSQQQPAPQQHSPQTLQYYQHLLQPIGQQQQAPPPQQTPQQVLPQQRVASKWLGTSSQPAPPGGLSPLGPIGQWGGSPGLPDLSSDLYSLGLVSTYMDSVMSEVLGQKPQGPRNNTWPNREQSDGVFGALGDTLPFDPAVGSDPEFARYVAGVSQAMQQKRQVQHPRRPSNPRSNWPMPDEQHRTWGHPEFYSEGEAVNSSWSANQGDSASSSDETSSANGDSLFSMFSGPDLVAAVKQRRKHSCGEPEVCTLPSPPLHHMTDDGQDSKTKTWPPKAPWQHSAHSGLTASANPSSSLYQMNLPPPSSQWSDSMQMLQSPVWSAASECPPSAAISSPFPFTQQQQTQQQLKAMSKGFKSFPLKHEHRPSFLHQY